Proteins encoded by one window of Xiphias gladius isolate SHS-SW01 ecotype Sanya breed wild chromosome 15, ASM1685928v1, whole genome shotgun sequence:
- the anxa5b gene encoding annexin A5b isoform X2: MASKGTVKACGNFNASADAEVLYKAMKGLGTDEDAILQLLTARSNTQRQEIKAAYKTLFGKDLVSDLKGELGGKFETLIVALMTPPISYDVTLLRNAIKGAGTDEKVLVEILASRTSRQVKDIVAAYRQEYDDDLEEDVSGDTSGHFKRLLVILLQANRQQGIQEGMIESDAQELFKAGEQKFGTDEQSFVTILGNRSAEHLRRVFDAYMKLSGYEMEESIQRETSGCLRDLLLAVVKCARSVPAYFAETLYYSMKGAGTDDNTLIRVMVTRSEVDMLDIRAKFRSMFACSLHSMIKGDTGGDYRKALLLLCGGDDA; this comes from the exons GCCAGCAAAGGAACTGTGAAAGCCTGCGGAAACTTCAACGCCAGTGCGGATGCTGAAGTCCTGTACAAGGCCATGAAAGGGCTGG GGACTGATGAGGATGCCATCCTGCAGCTGTTGACGGCCCGCAGCAATACCCAGAGGCAGGAGATCAAGGCCGCCTACAAAACTCTGTTTGGAAAG GATCTGGTCAGTGACCTGAAGGGAGAGCTAGGGGGCAAATTTGAGACCCTGATCGTGGCTCTGATGACCCCGCCCATCTCTTATGATGTGACATTACTTCGCAATGCCATCAAG GGGGCAGGAACAGATGAGAAGGTGCTGGTGGAGATCCTCGCCTCCAGAACATCTCGGCAGGTGAAGGACATTGTCGCTGCTTATAGACAGG AGTATGATGACGATCTGGAGGAGGATGTATCTGGTGACACATCAGGTCACTTCAAAAGACTTCTGGTTATTCTGCTGCAG gcGAACAGGCAGCAGGGGATCCAGGAGGGAATGATCGAGAGTGACGCTCAG GAACTCTTCAAGGCAGGAGAGCAGAAGTTTGGCACCGATGAACAATCGTTCGTCACCATCCTTGGCAACCGGAGCGCCGAACATCTtaggagag tatttGATGCTTACATGAAGCTGTCTGGATATGAGATGGAGGAGAGCATccagagggaaacatctgggTGCCTGAGAGACCTGCTTCTCGCCGTGG TGAAGTGCGCAAGGAGCGTTCCAGCCTATTTTGCTGAGACCCTGTACTACTCCATGAAG GGTGCCGGTACTGACGACAACACCCTGATCAGAGTGATGGTGACTCGTAGTGAGGTGGACATGTTGGACATCAGAGCTAAGTTTAGGAGCATGTTTGCCTGCTCTCTGCATTCAATGATCAAG gGAGATACTGGCGGTGACTACCGTAAGGCCTTACTGTTGCTCTGTGGTGGAGATGACGCGTAA
- the anxa5b gene encoding annexin A5b isoform X1 has product MLQASKGTVKACGNFNASADAEVLYKAMKGLGTDEDAILQLLTARSNTQRQEIKAAYKTLFGKDLVSDLKGELGGKFETLIVALMTPPISYDVTLLRNAIKGAGTDEKVLVEILASRTSRQVKDIVAAYRQEYDDDLEEDVSGDTSGHFKRLLVILLQANRQQGIQEGMIESDAQELFKAGEQKFGTDEQSFVTILGNRSAEHLRRVFDAYMKLSGYEMEESIQRETSGCLRDLLLAVVKCARSVPAYFAETLYYSMKGAGTDDNTLIRVMVTRSEVDMLDIRAKFRSMFACSLHSMIKGDTGGDYRKALLLLCGGDDA; this is encoded by the exons ATGTTGCAGGCCAGCAAAGGAACTGTGAAAGCCTGCGGAAACTTCAACGCCAGTGCGGATGCTGAAGTCCTGTACAAGGCCATGAAAGGGCTGG GGACTGATGAGGATGCCATCCTGCAGCTGTTGACGGCCCGCAGCAATACCCAGAGGCAGGAGATCAAGGCCGCCTACAAAACTCTGTTTGGAAAG GATCTGGTCAGTGACCTGAAGGGAGAGCTAGGGGGCAAATTTGAGACCCTGATCGTGGCTCTGATGACCCCGCCCATCTCTTATGATGTGACATTACTTCGCAATGCCATCAAG GGGGCAGGAACAGATGAGAAGGTGCTGGTGGAGATCCTCGCCTCCAGAACATCTCGGCAGGTGAAGGACATTGTCGCTGCTTATAGACAGG AGTATGATGACGATCTGGAGGAGGATGTATCTGGTGACACATCAGGTCACTTCAAAAGACTTCTGGTTATTCTGCTGCAG gcGAACAGGCAGCAGGGGATCCAGGAGGGAATGATCGAGAGTGACGCTCAG GAACTCTTCAAGGCAGGAGAGCAGAAGTTTGGCACCGATGAACAATCGTTCGTCACCATCCTTGGCAACCGGAGCGCCGAACATCTtaggagag tatttGATGCTTACATGAAGCTGTCTGGATATGAGATGGAGGAGAGCATccagagggaaacatctgggTGCCTGAGAGACCTGCTTCTCGCCGTGG TGAAGTGCGCAAGGAGCGTTCCAGCCTATTTTGCTGAGACCCTGTACTACTCCATGAAG GGTGCCGGTACTGACGACAACACCCTGATCAGAGTGATGGTGACTCGTAGTGAGGTGGACATGTTGGACATCAGAGCTAAGTTTAGGAGCATGTTTGCCTGCTCTCTGCATTCAATGATCAAG gGAGATACTGGCGGTGACTACCGTAAGGCCTTACTGTTGCTCTGTGGTGGAGATGACGCGTAA